One Mycolicibacterium pulveris genomic region harbors:
- the priA gene encoding bifunctional 1-(5-phosphoribosyl)-5-((5-phosphoribosylamino)methylideneamino)imidazole-4-carboxamide isomerase/phosphoribosylanthranilate isomerase PriA, whose amino-acid sequence MSQQLILLPAVDVVDGRAVRLVQGQAGSETEYGSALDAAMTWQRDGAEWIHLVDLDAAFGRGSNRELLAEVVGKLDVAVELSGGIRDDESLAAALATGCARVNLGTAALENPKWCAAVVAQHGDRVAVGLDVKIIDGDHRLRGRGWETDGGDLWEVLERLDREGCSRFVVTDVTKDGTLKGPNLELLTKVTERTDAPVIASGGVSSLDDLRAIATLTDRGVEGAIVGKALYAGRFTLPEALAAVRQ is encoded by the coding sequence GTGTCACAGCAACTGATCCTTCTTCCCGCCGTCGACGTCGTCGATGGCCGCGCGGTGCGTCTGGTCCAAGGCCAGGCGGGCAGCGAAACCGAGTACGGCTCGGCGCTCGACGCGGCGATGACCTGGCAACGCGACGGCGCGGAGTGGATCCACCTCGTCGATCTCGACGCCGCGTTCGGCCGCGGCAGCAACCGCGAGCTGCTCGCCGAGGTGGTCGGCAAGCTCGACGTCGCCGTGGAGCTTTCCGGTGGCATCCGCGACGACGAATCGCTGGCCGCCGCGCTGGCGACCGGCTGCGCCCGCGTCAACCTCGGCACCGCCGCGCTGGAGAACCCGAAGTGGTGCGCCGCCGTCGTCGCCCAGCACGGCGACCGCGTCGCCGTCGGCCTGGACGTGAAGATCATCGACGGTGACCACCGGCTGCGCGGGCGCGGCTGGGAAACCGACGGCGGAGATCTGTGGGAGGTGCTGGAACGCCTTGACCGGGAAGGATGTTCACGGTTCGTCGTCACCGACGTCACCAAGGACGGCACGCTGAAGGGCCCCAACCTCGAGCTGTTGACGAAGGTCACCGAGCGCACCGACGCCCCGGTGATCGCGTCCGGCGGCGTGTCCAGCCTCGACGACCTGCGGGCCATCGCGACGCTGACCGACCGCGGCGTGGAAGGTGCGATCGTGGGAAAGGCGCTCTACGCCGGGCGGTTCACGCTGCCTGAGGCGCTGGCCGCGGTGAGGCAGTAG
- the hisH gene encoding imidazole glycerol phosphate synthase subunit HisH gives MTARVVILDYGSGNLRSAQRALERVGAEVTVTSDTHAALNADGLVVPGVGAFQACMTGLRKIGGEKVIAERVAADRPVLGVCVGMQILFSRGVEFGHQSDGCGQWPGAVVRLDAPVIPHMGWNVVDAPEGSRLFAGLDAETRFYFVHSYAAQQWEGRPDAKLTWATHHVPFLAAVEDGPLSATQFHPEKSGDAGAALLTNWVRRLG, from the coding sequence GTGACCGCGAGGGTCGTCATCCTCGACTACGGGTCGGGCAATCTTCGCTCAGCGCAACGAGCGCTGGAGCGCGTCGGCGCCGAGGTCACGGTCACCTCCGACACCCACGCCGCGCTGAACGCCGACGGCCTGGTGGTTCCCGGTGTCGGCGCGTTTCAGGCCTGCATGACGGGGCTGCGCAAGATCGGCGGCGAGAAGGTCATCGCCGAACGGGTGGCCGCCGACCGGCCGGTGCTCGGCGTGTGCGTCGGCATGCAGATCCTGTTCAGCCGCGGCGTCGAGTTCGGGCACCAGAGCGACGGCTGCGGCCAATGGCCCGGGGCGGTCGTCCGGTTGGACGCGCCGGTCATCCCGCACATGGGCTGGAACGTCGTCGACGCACCCGAGGGCAGCCGGTTGTTCGCGGGGCTGGACGCCGAAACCCGGTTCTACTTCGTGCACTCGTATGCCGCGCAGCAGTGGGAGGGCCGCCCCGACGCGAAGCTGACCTGGGCCACCCACCACGTCCCGTTTCTGGCCGCGGTCGAGGACGGGCCGCTGTCGGCCACCCAGTTCCACCCCGAAAAGAGCGGTGACGCCGGCGCCGCGTTGCTCACCAACTGGGTCAGGAGGCTAGGTTGA
- the hisB gene encoding imidazoleglycerol-phosphate dehydratase HisB — protein MTEPVRAPRRAKIERRTKESDITVELDLDGTGRVEVATGVPFYDHMLTSLGSHASFDLTVRATGDVDIEGHHTIEDTAIVLGQALGQALGDKKGIRRFGDAWIPMDETLAHAAVDVSGRPYCVHTGEPEHMLHTTIAGSEVPYHTVINRHVFETLASNARIALHVRTIYGRDPHHITEAQYKAVARALRQAVEFDPRTTGVPSTKGLL, from the coding sequence GTGACCGAACCCGTGCGCGCGCCCCGCCGCGCGAAGATCGAACGCAGGACCAAGGAATCCGACATCACCGTCGAGCTCGACCTCGACGGCACCGGCCGGGTCGAGGTCGCCACCGGCGTGCCGTTCTACGACCACATGCTCACCTCGCTGGGAAGCCACGCAAGCTTCGACCTGACCGTGCGTGCCACCGGTGATGTCGACATCGAGGGCCACCACACCATCGAGGACACCGCGATCGTGCTGGGCCAGGCACTGGGCCAGGCACTGGGCGACAAGAAGGGCATCCGCCGGTTCGGCGACGCCTGGATCCCGATGGACGAGACCCTCGCGCACGCCGCCGTGGACGTCTCGGGTCGACCGTATTGCGTCCACACCGGCGAGCCGGAACACATGCTGCACACCACGATCGCCGGTTCTGAGGTGCCGTATCACACCGTCATCAACCGGCATGTGTTCGAAACGCTGGCCTCCAACGCCCGCATCGCGCTGCACGTGCGCACGATCTACGGCCGCGACCCCCACCACATCACCGAGGCGCAATACAAGGCCGTGGCGCGCGCGCTGCGTCAGGCCGTCGAATTCGATCCGCGGACGACCGGGGTGCCGTCCACCAAAGGGCTGCTGTGA